A single genomic interval of Legionella israelensis harbors:
- a CDS encoding BolA family protein: MMNRKERIYECLQKELHPETLEVKDESSHHHVPEGAETHYKITMVSEQFRQKTRLQRHRQINQLLSEEFERGMHALSLCLYTPEEWQKISGTVSESPACRGGYQSG, from the coding sequence ATGATGAACCGAAAAGAACGTATTTATGAATGTCTGCAAAAAGAATTGCATCCAGAAACTCTCGAAGTAAAGGATGAATCCTCTCATCACCATGTGCCAGAAGGCGCTGAAACCCATTATAAAATCACCATGGTTTCGGAACAATTCAGGCAAAAAACACGTCTTCAAAGACATCGTCAAATTAATCAACTTTTAAGTGAAGAATTTGAAAGAGGAATGCATGCCTTAAGCCTATGCCTCTATACGCCGGAAGAATGGCAAAAAATCTCTGGCACGGTTTCTGAATCACCGGCCTGTCGTGGAGGATATCAGAGTGGCTGA
- a CDS encoding secondary thiamine-phosphate synthase enzyme YjbQ, which yields MAEVKYWQVLHRLPAKPRGFHLITHDVIQALKSMPAIETGIIHLFIQHTSASLCINENTCEDVRFDLEAYFNRSVPEDNRLYRHILEGEDDMPAHIKNVLLGASLNIPLIQGKPGLGQWQGIYLCEHRNEAPSRNIVITVHGV from the coding sequence GTGGCTGAGGTTAAATATTGGCAGGTGCTTCACCGTTTGCCTGCGAAACCTCGTGGCTTTCATCTGATCACCCATGACGTCATACAAGCTTTAAAATCAATGCCTGCCATCGAGACAGGCATTATCCATTTATTTATTCAGCACACTTCCGCCTCCTTATGTATCAATGAAAACACCTGTGAAGACGTACGATTTGATCTGGAGGCTTATTTTAATCGCTCTGTTCCGGAAGATAACCGCCTTTATCGGCATATCCTGGAAGGTGAGGATGACATGCCTGCCCATATAAAAAACGTGCTCCTTGGTGCATCGCTGAATATTCCTCTTATTCAGGGAAAACCTGGACTTGGGCAATGGCAGGGCATTTATCTTTGCGAGCACCGTAATGAGGCGCCTTCACGAAATATAGTTATTACCGTTCATGGAGTATGA